The following proteins come from a genomic window of Salvia hispanica cultivar TCC Black 2014 chromosome 4, UniMelb_Shisp_WGS_1.0, whole genome shotgun sequence:
- the LOC125221395 gene encoding 2-oxoglutarate-dependent dioxygenase AOP3-like, producing the protein MATTQELPKIPIFDLSTKNLSPSSSSWLPTCKSLREALEEFGFFLAKYENVSSQLDKQVFHVLEQVFNLPFETKSRNTSDLSFYGYVGKLPHAPVHESMGIPEATTLDAVQSFTNLMWPSGNKEFCENILCYARLVSEMEQLVDRMVFESYGAEKHHDSHVGSTTYLLRTIKYSVPKLDADNSSNMGTNIHTDKSFLSILYQNQVNGLQIQLRNGEWLDVDVPPGLFVVMAGDAYEVWSNGRIYAAKHQVIMKADKPRYCLAMFSFNHGLR; encoded by the exons ATGGCTACTACTCAAGAACTTCCCAAAATTCCAATCTTTGATCTCTCAACTAAAAACTTGAGTCCTAGTTCCAGCTCATGGCTTCCGACTTGCAAGAGCTTGCGAGAGGCTCTTGAAGAGTTCGGATTTTTCTTGGCAAAATACGAAAATGTTTCATCTCAACTAGACAAGCAAGTATTCCATGTTTTGGAACAAGTGTTTAATCTGCCATTTGAAACCAAATCTAGAAACACTTCTGACTTAAGTTTCTATGGTTATGTGGGAAAACTGCCCCATGCTCCCGTCCACGAAAGCATGGGAATTCCAGAAGCAACTACTCTAGATGCTGTTCAAAGCTTCACAAATCTAATGTGGCCATCAGGAAACAAAGAATTCTG TGAAAACATCCTATGCTATGCAAGGCTAGTTTCAGAGATGGAGCAACTAGTAGACAGAATGGTGTTTGAAAGTTATGGTGCAGAAAAACACCATGATTCCCATGTTGGATCGACAACTTATCTGCTAAGAACCATAAAATACTCGGTTCCCAAACTTGATGCAGACAACAGTAGTAATATGGGAACAAATATCCACACAGACAAGAGCTTCTTGTCGATACTTTACCAGAATCAGGTCAATGGACTGCAGATACAATTGAGGAACGGGGAATGGTTGGATGTTGATGTCCCACCTGGATTATTTGTCGTAATGGCTGGTGACGCTTATGAA GTATGGAGCAACGGAAGGATATATGCAGCCAAGCATCAAGTCATAATGAAAGCTGACAAGCCTAGATACTGCCTGGCTATGTTTTCATTTAACCATGGGTTGCGATAA